One region of Vespa crabro chromosome 15, iyVesCrab1.2, whole genome shotgun sequence genomic DNA includes:
- the LOC124429289 gene encoding ubiquitin carboxyl-terminal hydrolase 1 isoform X2, translating into MMNGYRNQLSNHQDGSYDISALGTEGLKIATLCNLGNTCFLNSVIYTLRFAPSFLHNLHHLATDLSNLNDKQLQTKIKSSSLGRTGVSLTASGSRSWSSKDLLALAGPTGELNKPRIQIATEKLHSLFMALRASEARENCEPYQPDAFLQALREVNPIFEGNQQQDAHELLVCLLDNIRETFQLLVRHRESQFGQNNVSFSELSAEQQTDVQSEDSNSSKRSIRKSRKKKKITSRGSSICLIPSNTNGVSSSRPYENGHAEFLESNGDIGNHRPESKKCFISEDFEGISLLRTTCLECEHVTERKETFCDICVPIDVNRSNEKDDDGRSVDSSEVYRRAVVTSEFLVGRDKYWCARCLRYNEARRAVCFPCLPRLLILQLKRFSTKAGSMEKINNHMPTPLTLQCFCEECYNKHVHGNVSAKDQTHEYKLYSVIMHQGATMTAGHYVAYTRLPDESALAEYFNCDRDSKRQTTGQSSSSTNTNSSSSDKTSSIFKYFKKPSVSENKEQLVKVGCRSMDCCGFRNSKYTKLSEQGVWLECDDEAVHVIPLRQLEDKLAPNPRNSATPYLLFYVRSPR; encoded by the exons ATGATGAATGGTTATCGCAATCAATTGAGTAATCATCAGGATGGAAGTTACGATATTTCAGCATTAGGAACAGAAGGATTAAAAATAGCGACTCTATGTAATCTAGGAAATACATGCTTTTTGAACAgtgttatatatactttaagaTTTGCACCATCCTTCTTACACAATTTACATCATCTTGCTACTGATCTAtcaaatttaaatgataagCAATTACAAACTAAA ATCAAATCTTCATCCTTGGGTAGAACCGGTGTATCATTAACAGCAAGTGGTAGTCGTAGTTGGAGTAGTAAAGATTTATTGGCCTTAGCTGGTCCAACCGGAGAACTTAACAAACCTCGAATACAAATAGCAACAGAAAAATTACATAGTTTATTTATGGCACTACGTGCATCAGAAGCAAGGGAGAACTGTGAACCATACCAACCAGATGCATTTTTACAAGCACTTAG AGAAGTAAATCCTATATTCGAAGGGAACCAACAGCAGGATGCTCATGAACTTTTAGTTTGCTTACTCGATAATATTAGAGAAACCTTTCAACTTTTAGTTAGACATAGAGAAAGTCAATTTGGACAGAATAATGTAAGTTTCTCTGAACTTTCCGCGGAGCAACAAACGGACGTACAATCGGAAGATAGTAATTCAAGTAAACGCAGTATTAGAAAgtcacgaaagaaaaaaaaaattacatctcGAGGAAGTTCAATTTGTTTAATTCCATCGAATACAAATGGCGTTTCTTCATCTAGGCCATATGAAAATGGCCATGCAGAATTTCTTGAAAGTAACGGGGACATAGGAAATCATAGAccagaaagtaaaaaatgttttatctcTGAAGACTTTGAGGGTATCAGTTTGTTAAGAACAACGTGTCTAGAATGCGAACATGTTACCGAACGAAAGGAAACATTCTGTGACATATGTGTCCCCATTGATGTTAATAGATCAAACGAAAAAG acgACGATGGACGATCTGTAGATAGCAGCGAGGTATATAGGCGTGCAGTAGTAACCAGTGAATTTCTGGTTGGTAGGGATAAGTATTGGTGTGCACGTTGTCTAAGATATAATGAAGCACGACGAGCAGTTTGTTTCCCTTGCTTGCCTCGACTTCTGATCTTACaattgaaaagattttctaCCAAAGCTGG atcaatggaaaaaatcaataatcatATGCCTACTCCGCTAACATTACAATGCTTCTGTGAAGAGTGTTATAACAAACACGTCCATGGAAACGTTTCTGCGAAGGATCAAACACACGAGTATAAACTTTATTCTGTCATCATGCATCAGGGTGCAACCATGACAGCTGGTCATTATGTTGCTTACACACGATTACCCGATGAATCTGCATTAGCGGAATACTTTAATTGTGACAGGGATAGTAAACGTCAAACCACTGGTCAGAGTAGTAGTAGCACAAATACAAATTCCTCTTCCTCCGACAAAACGTCgagtatttttaaatacttcaAGAAACCAAGTGTTAGTGAGAATAAGGAACAATTAGTAAAAGTCGGCTGTCGCAGTATGGACTGCTGCGGCTTTAGAAATTCTAAGTATACTAAATTATCCGAACAAGGGGTTTGGCTGGAGTGCGACGATGAAGCGGTACATGTAATTCCATTAAGACAATTGGAAGATAAATTGGCACCAAATCCACGAAATTCTGCCACCCCTTATCTTTTGTTCTATGTGAGATCCCCGAGGTAA
- the LOC124429289 gene encoding ubiquitin carboxyl-terminal hydrolase 1 isoform X1: MTVLESEEDTDKRSVPPTKKFCLSISNCEHTFPNTIPQPPHTSFRGGLFDRPDLLYTRMMNGYRNQLSNHQDGSYDISALGTEGLKIATLCNLGNTCFLNSVIYTLRFAPSFLHNLHHLATDLSNLNDKQLQTKIKSSSLGRTGVSLTASGSRSWSSKDLLALAGPTGELNKPRIQIATEKLHSLFMALRASEARENCEPYQPDAFLQALREVNPIFEGNQQQDAHELLVCLLDNIRETFQLLVRHRESQFGQNNVSFSELSAEQQTDVQSEDSNSSKRSIRKSRKKKKITSRGSSICLIPSNTNGVSSSRPYENGHAEFLESNGDIGNHRPESKKCFISEDFEGISLLRTTCLECEHVTERKETFCDICVPIDVNRSNEKDDDGRSVDSSEVYRRAVVTSEFLVGRDKYWCARCLRYNEARRAVCFPCLPRLLILQLKRFSTKAGSMEKINNHMPTPLTLQCFCEECYNKHVHGNVSAKDQTHEYKLYSVIMHQGATMTAGHYVAYTRLPDESALAEYFNCDRDSKRQTTGQSSSSTNTNSSSSDKTSSIFKYFKKPSVSENKEQLVKVGCRSMDCCGFRNSKYTKLSEQGVWLECDDEAVHVIPLRQLEDKLAPNPRNSATPYLLFYVRSPR, encoded by the exons ATGACAGTATTAGAATCAGAAGAAGATACAGATAAACGGTCGGTGCCACCTACAAAAAAATTTTGCTTATCTATTTCAAACTGCGAACATACATTTCCTAATACCATTCCACAGCCCCCTCATACTTCTTTTAGAGGGGGCCTCTTCGACAGACCAGATCTCTTATaca CCAGAATGATGAATGGTTATCGCAATCAATTGAGTAATCATCAGGATGGAAGTTACGATATTTCAGCATTAGGAACAGAAGGATTAAAAATAGCGACTCTATGTAATCTAGGAAATACATGCTTTTTGAACAgtgttatatatactttaagaTTTGCACCATCCTTCTTACACAATTTACATCATCTTGCTACTGATCTAtcaaatttaaatgataagCAATTACAAACTAAA ATCAAATCTTCATCCTTGGGTAGAACCGGTGTATCATTAACAGCAAGTGGTAGTCGTAGTTGGAGTAGTAAAGATTTATTGGCCTTAGCTGGTCCAACCGGAGAACTTAACAAACCTCGAATACAAATAGCAACAGAAAAATTACATAGTTTATTTATGGCACTACGTGCATCAGAAGCAAGGGAGAACTGTGAACCATACCAACCAGATGCATTTTTACAAGCACTTAG AGAAGTAAATCCTATATTCGAAGGGAACCAACAGCAGGATGCTCATGAACTTTTAGTTTGCTTACTCGATAATATTAGAGAAACCTTTCAACTTTTAGTTAGACATAGAGAAAGTCAATTTGGACAGAATAATGTAAGTTTCTCTGAACTTTCCGCGGAGCAACAAACGGACGTACAATCGGAAGATAGTAATTCAAGTAAACGCAGTATTAGAAAgtcacgaaagaaaaaaaaaattacatctcGAGGAAGTTCAATTTGTTTAATTCCATCGAATACAAATGGCGTTTCTTCATCTAGGCCATATGAAAATGGCCATGCAGAATTTCTTGAAAGTAACGGGGACATAGGAAATCATAGAccagaaagtaaaaaatgttttatctcTGAAGACTTTGAGGGTATCAGTTTGTTAAGAACAACGTGTCTAGAATGCGAACATGTTACCGAACGAAAGGAAACATTCTGTGACATATGTGTCCCCATTGATGTTAATAGATCAAACGAAAAAG acgACGATGGACGATCTGTAGATAGCAGCGAGGTATATAGGCGTGCAGTAGTAACCAGTGAATTTCTGGTTGGTAGGGATAAGTATTGGTGTGCACGTTGTCTAAGATATAATGAAGCACGACGAGCAGTTTGTTTCCCTTGCTTGCCTCGACTTCTGATCTTACaattgaaaagattttctaCCAAAGCTGG atcaatggaaaaaatcaataatcatATGCCTACTCCGCTAACATTACAATGCTTCTGTGAAGAGTGTTATAACAAACACGTCCATGGAAACGTTTCTGCGAAGGATCAAACACACGAGTATAAACTTTATTCTGTCATCATGCATCAGGGTGCAACCATGACAGCTGGTCATTATGTTGCTTACACACGATTACCCGATGAATCTGCATTAGCGGAATACTTTAATTGTGACAGGGATAGTAAACGTCAAACCACTGGTCAGAGTAGTAGTAGCACAAATACAAATTCCTCTTCCTCCGACAAAACGTCgagtatttttaaatacttcaAGAAACCAAGTGTTAGTGAGAATAAGGAACAATTAGTAAAAGTCGGCTGTCGCAGTATGGACTGCTGCGGCTTTAGAAATTCTAAGTATACTAAATTATCCGAACAAGGGGTTTGGCTGGAGTGCGACGATGAAGCGGTACATGTAATTCCATTAAGACAATTGGAAGATAAATTGGCACCAAATCCACGAAATTCTGCCACCCCTTATCTTTTGTTCTATGTGAGATCCCCGAGGTAA
- the LOC124429393 gene encoding synaptonemal complex protein 1-like: MDNYCSPQWVDFTSNLEVPSDNYFDEDHEIDKYRECLVASQTEVILTETEKNEKISKETKESIKLEKKTFIESSSDINEEVETELNIIKNTPIKLMYTSSTSSYGSSKCKLLKKVSYNDIIQEAMENLQNCVLTPSNVFKKPMLITNEASKLEFQDNNQVNCSSSKEIEQVTKDLSDEEIKSLSASITKHDIDTTPQNNLLNPNKSSINLLKYNEFDQKLDCDNNTACHTSENSTKLSLKVNMCNKQNSCKSIEKSNGRKQSRTLSYQCRRQSLTFRRHSNRYISSAAAVLQYQNKTPERFHSQSRKKQKESKVNETKENHLKLKSTKQNLSNSLFQTTSNKNVTLTDVKKSKIIKSNGSCSNASTKRTSRNKNVFSAIVDNNGSGLVIKKEKILFYDIPIDSKQKKTTRPIPFSFENRDKLKQESKLKQSQLNKNDNKNIENLPNKKNLSMIKGGSSLSIFSTNSQKNTSINIREKKLLKVEQENKQCDVNASTTNEINIDQKGNIKPKVMKIGMNSYERAKQRHEFDEKIKQKIIMQEKERQKEEEKKLAKEKLQIAVLRKQTEMKARPMPVFKPPRHIKSLKPLTEPHSPAWAHKNKKSTS; encoded by the coding sequence AtggataattattgttctccGCAATGGGTAGATTTTACATCTAATCTAGAAGTGCCTtcagataattattttgaCGAAGATCatgaaattgataaatatagaGAATGCTTGGTAGCATCACAAACTGAAGTAATATTaacagaaacagaaaagaatgaaaaaatttctaaggaaacaaaagaatctataaaattggaaaagaaaactttcatAGAGTCCTCATCTGATATTAATGAAGAAGTAGAAActgaattaaatattataaagaatacaCCAATAAAACTAATGTATACTTCTTCCACTTCATCATATGGTAGTAGTAAATGTAAACTTCTTAAGAAAGTATCATATAACGATATCATTCAAGAAGCTATGGAAAACTTACAAAATTGTGTATTAACACCATCAAACGTTTTTAAAAAACCAATGTTAATTACAAACGAAGCATCAAAATTAGAATTTCAAGATAATAATCAAGTTAACTGTTCATCCAGTAAAGAAATAGAACAAGTTACAAAAGATTTATctgatgaagaaataaaaagtttatcaGCTTCTATTACTAAACATGATATTGATACAACACCACAAAATAATTTGCTTAATCCTAATAAATCAtcaataaatttgttaaaatacaATGAGTTTGATCAAAAGTTAGattgtgataataatactGCTTGTCATACATCTGAAAATTCTACTAAATTGTCATTGAAAGTAAATATGTGCAACAAGCAAAATTCATGTAAGTCAATAGAAAAAAGCAATGGTAGGAAACAATCCAGAACATTAAGTTATCAGTGTAGAAGACAGAGTCTTACATTTCGTAGACATTCCAATCGATATATCAGCTCAGCAGCAGCTGTTCTTCAGTATCAAAATAAAACTCCAGAAAGATTTCATAgtcaaagtagaaaaaaacagaaagaatcGAAGGTTAATGAGACGAAAGAGAaccatttaaaattaaaatctacAAAACAGAATTTGTCAAATTCTTTATTCCAAACAACTTCAAATAAGAACGTTACATTGACAGAtgtaaaaaaatcaaaaataataaagtcaaaCGGATCTTGTTCAAATGCTTCTACCAAAAGAACATctcgtaataaaaatgttttttccgCAATTGTAGACAATAATGGTTCTGGATTagtcattaaaaaagaaaaaattttattctatgaTATTCCTATAGATtccaaacaaaagaaaactacACGTCCTATACCTTTTAGTTTCGAAAATCGTGATAAACTAAAGCAAGAGTCTAAATTAAAACAGTCGCAgcttaataaaaatgataataaaaatattgaaaatctcccgaataaaaagaatttaagtATGATAAAAGGAGGATCctctttatctatattttcaaCAAATAGTCAGAAAAATACAAGTATAAATATACGTgaaaaaaaactattaaaggtagaacaagaaaataaacaatgtGATGTCAATGCTTCTACAACAAATGAAATCAATATAGATCAAAAAGGAAACATCAAACCAAAAGTTATGAAAATCGGAATGAATTCTTATGAGAGAGCGAAACAAAGACATGAATTTGATGAAAAGATTAAACAAAAGATTATTATGCAAGAGAAAGAAcgtcaaaaagaagaagagaaaaaattggctaaagaaaaattacaaatagcTGTGCTTCGCAAGCAGACAGAGATGAAAGCAAGACCTATGCCAGTATTTAAACCACCCCGTCATATTAAATCTTTGAAACCATTAACTGAACCGCATAGTCCAGCTTGGgcgcataaaaataaaaaatcaacttcataa
- the LOC124429394 gene encoding uncharacterized protein LOC124429394 isoform X1: MSTISFDKFISLGRKVDQGIRELEELWHLPRVFVGGYADLTEQTEEHIEVLKKSIQCTQVKIIDDINKMIQDNVSNQDAINEMNSFLKEAEDVYNTIKEDIDNLETVFEEYGYHYDKSIVNETIKSKETSTTSDLNDSDDIQEVVFTPDLGWRCKKKSIDKTSSMNGDSYLSEGSAILKKITDIALESKETERTHNTDDLNHTDKDIFTPVSSRRVQKKFDDPLSINRDLYTPRENKILLSAQKSELNSARNKQLLTPLRDRPQYQIYSKHFYSLKKKEANN; this comes from the exons ATGTCTACTATTagtttcgataaatttatttcattaggaCGTAAAGTCGACCAAGGCATTAGAGAATTAGAAGAACTATGGCATCTACCTCGCGTTTTTGTGGGTGGTTATGCAGATCTGACAGAACAAACCGAAGAACACATAGAAGTGCTAAAAAAATCTATTCAATGCACGCAGGTAAAGattatt gatgatataaataaaatgattcaaGATAATGTATCCAATCAAGATgcaataaatgaaatgaatagtTTTCTTAAGGAAGCTGAAgatgtatataatactataaaagaagatattgaTAACTTAGAAACTGTATTTGAAGAATATGGATATCATTATGATAAAAGTATTGTCAATGAAACCAT aaaatccAAAGAAACTTCTACGACAAGTGATTTGAATGATTCAGATGATATACAAGAAGTTGTTTTTACTCCTGATTTGGGTTGGCGTTGTAAGAAAAAGTCTATTGATAAGACCTCATCGATGAATGGAGATTCATATTTATCTGAGGGAAGTGCAattctaaagaaaataactgaTATTGCTTT AGAATCTAAGGAGACGGAAAGAACTCATAACACAGATGATTTAAATCATAcagataaagatatttttactcCTGTCTCAAGTCGACGTGTGCAAAAGAAATTTGATGATCCATTATCCATAAATAGAGATTTATATACACCTCGggaaaataagatattattatccgCACAAAAGTCAGAATTAAATTCTGCAAGGAATAAGCAATTATTGACACCATTAAGAGATAGGCCGCAATATCAAATTTACTCAAAACATTTCTACAgcttaaagaagaaagaagctaataattag
- the LOC124429394 gene encoding uncharacterized protein LOC124429394 isoform X2 has product MSTISFDKFISLGRKVDQGIRELEELWHLPRVFVGGYADLTEQTEEHIEVLKKSIQCTQDDINKMIQDNVSNQDAINEMNSFLKEAEDVYNTIKEDIDNLETVFEEYGYHYDKSIVNETIKSKETSTTSDLNDSDDIQEVVFTPDLGWRCKKKSIDKTSSMNGDSYLSEGSAILKKITDIALESKETERTHNTDDLNHTDKDIFTPVSSRRVQKKFDDPLSINRDLYTPRENKILLSAQKSELNSARNKQLLTPLRDRPQYQIYSKHFYSLKKKEANN; this is encoded by the exons ATGTCTACTATTagtttcgataaatttatttcattaggaCGTAAAGTCGACCAAGGCATTAGAGAATTAGAAGAACTATGGCATCTACCTCGCGTTTTTGTGGGTGGTTATGCAGATCTGACAGAACAAACCGAAGAACACATAGAAGTGCTAAAAAAATCTATTCAATGCACGCAG gatgatataaataaaatgattcaaGATAATGTATCCAATCAAGATgcaataaatgaaatgaatagtTTTCTTAAGGAAGCTGAAgatgtatataatactataaaagaagatattgaTAACTTAGAAACTGTATTTGAAGAATATGGATATCATTATGATAAAAGTATTGTCAATGAAACCAT aaaatccAAAGAAACTTCTACGACAAGTGATTTGAATGATTCAGATGATATACAAGAAGTTGTTTTTACTCCTGATTTGGGTTGGCGTTGTAAGAAAAAGTCTATTGATAAGACCTCATCGATGAATGGAGATTCATATTTATCTGAGGGAAGTGCAattctaaagaaaataactgaTATTGCTTT AGAATCTAAGGAGACGGAAAGAACTCATAACACAGATGATTTAAATCATAcagataaagatatttttactcCTGTCTCAAGTCGACGTGTGCAAAAGAAATTTGATGATCCATTATCCATAAATAGAGATTTATATACACCTCGggaaaataagatattattatccgCACAAAAGTCAGAATTAAATTCTGCAAGGAATAAGCAATTATTGACACCATTAAGAGATAGGCCGCAATATCAAATTTACTCAAAACATTTCTACAgcttaaagaagaaagaagctaataattag